One segment of Deinococcus arcticus DNA contains the following:
- a CDS encoding arginase yields MLLSVDWDAFSGTRALVFDAPVWGTRDRDEDRLAAWTARAARRGGDPHGAAPWAALEDDFPLYPGWETLRAYAGVPAWVTLSHADAWEWLQQFPGQDVLNLDSHHDLASVSGDPARVRPGNWAGLGLRSGLIRRVTTLYPHWHAELPVAEGFDLPRTWAEVSPLLPAERHDRITLTRQAAPGAGLPDPAGVTALLLVQSPAWTSPAHDPALRDLAAALRARVLQPPLWRS; encoded by the coding sequence ATGCTGCTGAGCGTGGACTGGGACGCCTTTTCCGGCACCCGGGCACTGGTGTTCGACGCGCCGGTCTGGGGCACCCGCGACCGCGACGAGGACCGGCTGGCCGCCTGGACGGCGCGGGCGGCGCGGCGCGGCGGCGACCCTCACGGCGCCGCGCCCTGGGCCGCCCTGGAGGACGATTTTCCCCTGTACCCCGGCTGGGAAACGCTGCGGGCCTACGCCGGGGTGCCGGCCTGGGTGACCCTCAGCCACGCGGACGCCTGGGAGTGGCTGCAGCAGTTTCCTGGTCAGGACGTGCTGAATCTGGATTCCCACCACGACCTCGCCAGCGTCTCCGGCGATCCGGCGCGGGTGCGCCCTGGCAACTGGGCGGGGCTGGGGCTGCGCTCGGGGCTCATCCGGCGCGTCACCACGCTGTATCCCCACTGGCACGCCGAGCTGCCGGTGGCCGAGGGCTTTGACCTGCCGCGCACCTGGGCCGAGGTCTCGCCGCTGCTGCCCGCTGAACGCCATGACCGGATCACCCTGACCCGGCAGGCGGCCCCCGGCGCGGGCCTGCCGGACCCGGCCGGGGTCACGGCCCTGCTGCTGGTGCAGTCCCCGGCCTGGACCAGCCCGGCGCATGACCCGGCGCTGCGAGACCTCGCGGCGGCGCTGCGCGCGCGGGTGCTGCAGCCCCCCCTGTGGCGGTCATGA